Within the Deltaproteobacteria bacterium HGW-Deltaproteobacteria-18 genome, the region CGATGGACATAATGAAAAAGAATGCCGAAGCAGAATTGCAAAAACAAGGAATGATGCAGAAGTTAACAGACCTGCGTATATTCTTTGACCAAGCAAAAGTGGAACTGAAGAAAGTTGTTTGGCCTGACAAGCAGGAGACCATCAGTACCAGTTCGGCGGTTTTGTTGTTGGTAGTCGTAATGGCACTCTTTCTTGGCGTTGTGGATTTGGTACTGACCAAAATCATTGCAGCCGTTCTGTCCT harbors:
- a CDS encoding preprotein translocase subunit SecE — its product is MDIMKKNAEAELQKQGMMQKLTDLRIFFDQAKVELKKVVWPDKQETISTSSAVLLLVVVMALFLGVVDLVLTKIIAAVLS